A window of the Nibribacter ruber genome harbors these coding sequences:
- a CDS encoding formimidoylglutamase, giving the protein MNLSIFFEPLPEDAFGYPEDVKSVGGYIAPFLHTFPDWRQAEVVLIGLPEYRGAHSPADVSYQGPNLIREQLYKLKKGTGSWLLMDLGNLLPGISLEDTYLRLKEVIEMVVDAGKFPILLGGSHDLTYGQFLGYEYLHKKIGVVLIDSQLDIQENPDVAPEGSHLHRLLLHEPNYLFSFSHLAHQSYLTDNDTLIALEKLHFDLFRIGQVRQQLKEIEPVIRQADMLSFDVSAIRHQDAPGQRQANPFGLTGEEACQLCWYAGQNDQLSSLGLYGYRPEFDQRSLTAMTVATMAWYAIEGFYHRQRTLDFQSNHFLRFAVGFHDNPHKMLFYKNRHTEKWWMEVEDLAGERPSLIIPCSYQDYLTAADGDVPSRWIQVQARM; this is encoded by the coding sequence ATGAACCTCTCCATCTTTTTTGAGCCCCTTCCAGAAGACGCCTTCGGTTATCCAGAAGATGTCAAGTCGGTGGGCGGGTATATTGCCCCGTTTCTGCATACGTTCCCAGACTGGCGCCAGGCCGAAGTGGTGTTGATTGGCCTACCCGAGTACCGGGGTGCCCACTCTCCCGCCGATGTGTCTTACCAAGGCCCCAACCTGATACGCGAGCAGCTTTATAAATTAAAGAAAGGCACCGGCTCCTGGCTTTTGATGGACCTGGGCAATCTGCTGCCCGGCATCTCCTTGGAGGATACCTACCTGCGCCTGAAGGAAGTGATTGAGATGGTGGTAGACGCGGGCAAGTTTCCCATTCTGCTGGGCGGTTCTCATGATTTGACCTACGGCCAGTTTCTAGGCTATGAGTACCTGCACAAGAAGATTGGCGTGGTGCTAATAGACAGCCAGCTGGATATACAGGAAAACCCAGACGTAGCCCCCGAGGGAAGCCACCTGCACCGCCTGCTGCTGCACGAACCCAACTATCTGTTCAGCTTCAGCCATCTGGCGCACCAGTCCTACCTCACCGACAATGACACCCTCATTGCGCTGGAGAAGCTGCATTTTGACTTGTTCAGGATTGGTCAGGTACGCCAGCAACTAAAAGAAATTGAGCCGGTGATTCGGCAAGCCGATATGCTCAGTTTTGACGTTTCCGCCATCCGGCACCAGGACGCGCCCGGCCAGCGCCAGGCCAACCCCTTCGGCCTCACCGGCGAAGAGGCCTGCCAGCTCTGCTGGTACGCCGGCCAGAACGACCAGCTGAGTTCACTGGGCTTGTACGGCTACCGGCCCGAGTTTGACCAGCGCTCATTGACAGCCATGACCGTGGCCACCATGGCCTGGTACGCCATTGAAGGATTTTACCATCGCCAGCGCACCCTGGATTTTCAGAGCAATCATTTCCTGCGGTTTGCCGTGGGCTTCCATGACAACCCGCACAAGATGTTGTTCTATAAAAACCGCCACACAGAAAAATGGTGGATGGAGGTAGAGGATTTGGCCGGCGAGCGTCCTTCTCTCATTATTCCCTGCAGCTACCAAGACTACCTCACCGCCGCCGACGGAGACGTACCCAGCCGATGGATACAGGTGCAGGCACGTATGTAA
- a CDS encoding cytochrome b5 domain-containing protein has product MQKEYTKHQLALRNGQDRDEIWVAYLGVIYDVTKSRLWRKGNHYEHWAGQDLTEELKDAPHTDYVFDKFDVIGVLKK; this is encoded by the coding sequence ATGCAAAAAGAATACACTAAACATCAGCTAGCCCTCAGGAACGGGCAGGACCGGGATGAGATTTGGGTGGCGTATCTGGGAGTGATCTATGATGTGACCAAGTCCCGGCTCTGGCGGAAAGGAAATCATTATGAGCATTGGGCGGGCCAGGACTTAACCGAAGAACTCAAAGACGCCCCGCATACTGACTATGTCTTTGACAAGTTTGACGTGATTGGCGTATTGAAAAAATAA
- a CDS encoding N-acetylglucosamine kinase, whose protein sequence is MILIADSGSTKTAWRQITKDGVLAETKTAGINPYYQSSEEIAQMLEQSLLEQWPDITPKEVYFYGAGCSAPDKKAMVEAALQQAFPASKIEIHHDLEAAARALCGEEPGIACILGTGSNSCLYNGHQIVHNLPNLGFILGDEGSGGYMGKRLVQTFLNNELPADLHQAFQQRYHLTRDEVVDNVYRKPYPNRYMATFAKFLFDHRQHPFIYQMIYQSFSDFFEKTIVKYPDYQQYNVHFVGSIAFHFSDILRKVAQQYAVRVQHILENPMAGLSLYHQQKIA, encoded by the coding sequence ATGATCCTTATTGCAGACAGTGGCTCTACTAAAACAGCTTGGCGGCAGATAACCAAAGATGGCGTGCTGGCAGAAACCAAGACGGCGGGCATCAACCCGTATTATCAAAGCTCAGAAGAGATTGCCCAGATGCTGGAGCAAAGCCTGCTGGAGCAGTGGCCGGACATAACACCCAAAGAAGTCTACTTTTACGGAGCCGGCTGCAGCGCGCCAGATAAGAAGGCCATGGTAGAAGCCGCCCTCCAGCAAGCATTCCCAGCAAGCAAGATAGAGATACACCATGACCTGGAAGCGGCGGCTAGAGCCCTCTGCGGCGAAGAACCCGGTATTGCCTGCATTCTGGGCACCGGTTCCAATTCCTGTCTGTATAACGGCCACCAGATTGTGCACAACCTCCCAAACCTGGGCTTCATTCTAGGCGATGAGGGCAGTGGCGGTTACATGGGCAAACGACTGGTCCAGACCTTTCTCAATAATGAACTACCGGCAGACCTGCACCAGGCGTTCCAGCAACGGTACCACCTCACCCGGGATGAGGTGGTAGACAACGTGTACAGAAAACCTTACCCTAACCGGTACATGGCTACGTTTGCCAAATTTCTGTTTGACCATCGGCAGCATCCGTTCATCTACCAGATGATTTATCAGAGCTTTTCAGACTTCTTTGAGAAGACAATCGTCAAATACCCAGACTACCAGCAATACAATGTGCATTTTGTGGGGTCCATTGCCTTCCACTTTAGTGACATTCTGCGTAAAGTAGCCCAGCAGTACGCTGTACGGGTACAACATATTTTAGAGAACCCCATGGCAGGCCTGAGCTTGTACCACCAACAAAAGATAGCCTAA
- the murQ gene encoding N-acetylmuramic acid 6-phosphate etherase — protein sequence MSTTETPSHYDHLEQMSVHELLTNINKEDKTVPLAVEKAIPQLEKLVEVTVARMKEGGRLFYIGAGTSGRLGVVDASECPPTYGVPFDMVIGIMAGGDTAIRKAVEFAEDDFEQAIKDMNAYGLNEKDVVVGIAASGRTPYVIGGLEACNARGITTGCIVCNAHSKVAEVAKFPVEVVTGPEFLTGSTRMKAGTGQKLALNMLTTSVMIQLGRVKGNKMVDMQLTNHKLVDRGTRMIMEELNISEEKARELLDLHGSVRAAITGAQSH from the coding sequence ATGAGCACCACAGAAACCCCCTCGCACTATGACCATCTGGAGCAGATGAGCGTGCATGAGTTACTGACCAACATCAACAAAGAAGACAAGACCGTTCCGCTGGCCGTGGAAAAAGCCATTCCGCAGTTGGAGAAGCTGGTGGAGGTGACCGTGGCCAGGATGAAGGAAGGCGGCCGCCTGTTCTACATAGGCGCAGGCACCAGCGGCCGTCTGGGCGTGGTAGACGCGTCTGAGTGCCCGCCCACCTATGGCGTACCTTTTGACATGGTCATTGGCATCATGGCCGGCGGCGACACCGCCATCAGAAAAGCCGTGGAGTTTGCCGAGGATGATTTTGAGCAGGCCATCAAAGACATGAACGCTTATGGCCTCAACGAGAAAGACGTGGTGGTGGGCATTGCCGCATCGGGCCGTACGCCGTACGTGATTGGCGGTCTGGAAGCCTGCAACGCGCGCGGCATCACCACGGGTTGTATTGTCTGCAACGCCCACAGCAAAGTAGCAGAAGTTGCCAAGTTCCCGGTGGAAGTAGTGACCGGTCCCGAGTTCCTGACTGGCAGCACCCGCATGAAAGCCGGTACCGGACAGAAGCTGGCCCTCAATATGCTCACCACCTCTGTCATGATTCAACTGGGCCGCGTGAAGGGCAACAAGATGGTAGACATGCAGCTCACCAACCACAAGCTGGTAGACCGCGGCACGCGCATGATCATGGAAGAACTCAACATTTCAGAAGAGAAGGCCCGTGAACTCCTGGATTTACATGGCAGCGTACGCGCCGCCATTACCGGCGCTCAAAGTCATTAG
- the der gene encoding ribosome biogenesis GTPase Der, whose product MANTIAIVGRPNVGKSTLFNRLVGERKAIMDNESGVTRDRHYGYGDWCEKFFTVIDTGGYVHGSEDIFEGEIRKQVELAIKEADVILFMVDVDAGLTGLDQEFADVLRRTDKPIYIVANKADTHARGHMAGEFYALGFESEIFPVSSQNGSGTGELLDEVVKHFKEEGIENPDQGIPRIAVVGRPNVGKSSFVNLLLGEDRNIVTDIAGTTRDSIHSHYNAYGKEFILVDTAGLRRKAKVHEDIEFYSVLRSIRALEESDVVVVMLDATRGIESQDLNIIGLADKNRKGLVILVNKWDLVEKETNTMKMLEDAIRERIAPIAYPPIIFISVLTKQRVHKAMEKAIEVYENKKTKIPTSKLNEVLLAEIERYPPPAIKGKFIKIKYVTQLPTNTPTFAFFCNLPQYIKDQYSRWLEKRIRENFGFEGVPVNILYRKK is encoded by the coding sequence ATGGCAAATACCATCGCCATTGTAGGACGCCCAAATGTGGGCAAATCAACCTTGTTCAACCGCTTGGTGGGAGAACGCAAAGCCATCATGGACAACGAGAGCGGTGTAACCCGCGACCGTCATTATGGCTACGGAGACTGGTGCGAAAAATTCTTCACCGTGATTGACACTGGTGGATACGTGCACGGCTCTGAAGATATTTTTGAAGGCGAAATACGCAAGCAGGTAGAACTGGCTATCAAAGAAGCAGACGTGATTCTGTTCATGGTAGACGTTGACGCAGGCCTGACTGGTTTGGACCAGGAGTTCGCGGATGTGTTGCGCCGCACAGACAAACCCATTTACATTGTAGCCAACAAAGCAGACACGCACGCCAGAGGCCACATGGCCGGTGAGTTCTACGCTTTGGGCTTTGAGTCAGAGATTTTCCCGGTTTCCAGCCAGAACGGCTCGGGTACGGGCGAGTTGTTGGATGAAGTAGTAAAGCACTTCAAAGAAGAAGGCATTGAAAACCCAGACCAGGGCATTCCGCGCATTGCCGTGGTGGGTAGACCTAACGTGGGTAAATCTTCGTTCGTGAATTTGCTTTTGGGTGAAGACAGAAACATAGTAACTGACATAGCCGGTACCACCCGTGACTCCATCCACTCGCACTACAACGCGTATGGCAAGGAGTTTATCTTGGTAGACACCGCCGGACTTCGCCGCAAGGCGAAAGTGCACGAGGACATTGAGTTCTACTCGGTGTTGCGTTCCATCAGAGCCTTAGAGGAAAGTGATGTAGTGGTTGTGATGCTGGATGCCACCCGTGGTATTGAGTCACAAGACTTGAACATCATTGGCCTGGCAGACAAGAACCGCAAAGGCCTGGTGATTCTGGTGAACAAATGGGACTTGGTGGAGAAGGAAACCAACACCATGAAAATGCTGGAAGACGCCATTAGAGAGCGTATTGCGCCTATCGCCTACCCACCTATCATCTTCATTTCTGTGCTCACCAAACAGCGCGTGCACAAAGCCATGGAGAAAGCCATTGAGGTCTATGAAAACAAGAAGACCAAGATTCCTACCTCTAAGCTGAATGAAGTATTGCTAGCCGAGATTGAGCGTTATCCGCCGCCGGCCATCAAAGGCAAGTTCATCAAAATCAAGTACGTGACGCAGCTGCCTACCAACACGCCTACGTTTGCGTTCTTCTGCAACCTGCCGCAGTACATCAAAGATCAGTATTCCCGCTGGCTGGAGAAGCGCATTAGAGAGAACTTCGGGTTTGAGGGCGTGCCGGTGAATATTCTTTATCGTAAAAAATAA
- the era gene encoding GTPase Era, with protein MAEQPHKAGFVSIIGKPNVGKSTLMNVMVGEKLSIITSKAQTTRHRIMGILNSDDFQIVYSDTPGIIQPQYELHESMMRFVHASLEDADVILFVTDIYEKHDESEVVERLRKAKAPILLLINKIDQATQEEVVAKVEYWKEQLPAQEYMAISALHSQGTPGVFQKILDLLPEHPAYYPKDELTDKPERFFAAEMIREKIFLNYKKEIPYSCEVVIEEFKEDDTIIRMRAEISVERKSQKGIVIGDKGAALKKVGTQARLDMEEFFGKKVFLDLYVRVNENWRADKRLLDRFGYNSL; from the coding sequence ATGGCAGAGCAGCCGCACAAAGCAGGTTTTGTAAGCATCATAGGCAAGCCCAACGTAGGCAAGTCAACGTTGATGAACGTGATGGTAGGGGAGAAGCTTTCCATTATCACCTCCAAAGCCCAGACCACCCGTCACCGCATCATGGGTATCTTGAACAGTGACGATTTCCAGATTGTCTACTCAGATACGCCCGGCATCATCCAACCCCAGTATGAACTGCATGAGTCCATGATGCGGTTTGTGCATGCGTCCTTAGAAGATGCAGACGTGATTCTGTTTGTCACGGACATCTACGAGAAGCATGATGAGAGCGAAGTGGTGGAGCGTCTGCGCAAAGCCAAAGCGCCCATTCTGTTGCTCATCAACAAGATTGACCAAGCCACACAAGAAGAGGTAGTAGCCAAAGTAGAATACTGGAAAGAGCAGTTGCCGGCCCAAGAATACATGGCTATCTCTGCGTTGCACAGCCAGGGCACGCCCGGCGTCTTCCAGAAGATTCTGGACCTGTTGCCTGAGCATCCCGCCTATTACCCCAAAGATGAACTAACCGACAAGCCCGAGCGTTTCTTTGCGGCTGAGATGATACGCGAGAAAATCTTCCTCAACTACAAAAAAGAGATTCCTTACAGCTGTGAAGTGGTGATTGAGGAGTTCAAGGAAGACGACACCATTATCAGAATGCGCGCCGAAATATCCGTGGAACGCAAATCCCAAAAGGGCATTGTGATAGGCGACAAAGGCGCCGCTTTGAAGAAAGTTGGTACCCAAGCCCGCCTGGACATGGAAGAGTTCTTCGGGAAGAAAGTATTCCTGGACCTGTACGTACGCGTCAACGAAAACTGGCGCGCCGACAAGCGCTTGCTGGACAGGTTCGGGTATAATAGCTTATAG
- the hemH gene encoding ferrochelatase, translating to MKSGANSGKTGVLLVNLGTPDTPSVPHVRKYLREFLLDKRVLDIAAPSRFMLVNGVIAPFRAPKSAKIYAELWTERGSPLLFHGLDLQKLVQEKLGKNYLVAFGMRYQSPSIAAALQELKDKVVDRIIVLPLFPQYASASTGSVQEKVMELVSKWEIIPDIKFISTFCNHPGFIQAFTEIASAHMAKRDYDHVVFSYHGLPERQILKGSTKGYCKLGACCNTYHSHNRYCYRAQCFETSRQLAAALNIPEDKYTVSFQSRLGKDPWLQPYTDFILKDLAAAGVKNVLAFSPAFVADCLETTIEVGKEFKEEFEAAGGEHWQLVESLNTHPTWVQAVVDMVSEA from the coding sequence ATGAAAAGTGGAGCCAACTCTGGTAAGACAGGGGTTTTGTTAGTCAATCTGGGTACGCCAGACACACCCAGCGTGCCGCACGTACGTAAATACCTGCGCGAATTCTTACTAGACAAGCGTGTGCTGGACATTGCCGCTCCCAGCCGTTTCATGCTGGTGAATGGCGTCATCGCCCCGTTCAGAGCCCCAAAATCGGCTAAGATTTATGCCGAGCTGTGGACCGAGCGTGGCTCGCCGTTGTTGTTCCATGGCCTGGATTTACAGAAGCTGGTGCAGGAGAAACTGGGCAAGAACTACCTTGTGGCCTTTGGCATGCGCTACCAGAGCCCTAGCATTGCCGCCGCTTTGCAGGAATTAAAAGACAAGGTGGTAGATCGCATCATCGTGTTGCCCTTGTTTCCGCAGTACGCGTCTGCCAGCACAGGCTCTGTGCAGGAGAAAGTAATGGAACTGGTGAGCAAATGGGAGATTATTCCAGACATTAAATTCATCAGCACGTTCTGCAACCACCCGGGCTTTATACAGGCGTTTACAGAGATTGCCAGCGCCCACATGGCAAAGCGCGACTATGACCACGTAGTGTTCAGCTACCATGGTCTGCCTGAGCGCCAGATCCTCAAAGGAAGCACCAAAGGCTACTGTAAACTGGGCGCCTGCTGCAACACCTACCATTCTCATAACCGCTACTGCTACCGCGCGCAATGTTTTGAGACGTCCAGACAACTGGCCGCGGCTTTGAACATACCAGAAGACAAGTACACGGTATCCTTCCAGTCACGCCTGGGCAAAGATCCTTGGCTACAGCCTTACACCGACTTCATTTTGAAGGACCTGGCCGCGGCCGGCGTGAAAAACGTGCTGGCCTTCAGCCCGGCGTTTGTGGCCGACTGCCTGGAAACCACCATTGAAGTAGGCAAGGAATTCAAGGAAGAGTTTGAAGCCGCCGGTGGTGAGCATTGGCAATTAGTAGAAAGTTTGAACACGCATCCTACCTGGGTGCAGGCCGTGGTAGACATGGTCTCTGAGGCATAA
- a CDS encoding S41 family peptidase produces MADSVKAYLDKGLDVLQQNALNRQQVNWQDLRQAAYAKAKGAQTYEEVLPVYPFLFEQLNDYHGWLTYKGKPYHWGKKSRQAKNAAVQEALKNKPGVQVKVLKNGIGYILIPGNSDFGMKNIDRNAQAIRDSISRINPAKIKGWIIDLRLNTGGNMYPMLGGLAEIIGNGPVGSFMTAEGQPDEQWSIQGGNFFVNQAQATHLTSGGEVAPGLPVAVLLSNMTASAGEAVAISLQGRPATRFFGETTFGLTTANQGFVLDKNSAINLAVLYEADRTGVLYKEHVQPQVEIIGGDNFLDWRKDKKVTAALQWLKKSSKKKS; encoded by the coding sequence ATGGCAGACAGCGTAAAAGCGTACCTTGACAAAGGCCTGGACGTCTTGCAGCAGAACGCCCTCAACCGCCAGCAAGTAAACTGGCAGGACTTGCGTCAGGCTGCGTACGCCAAAGCCAAAGGCGCTCAGACCTATGAAGAAGTGCTGCCAGTCTATCCTTTCTTGTTTGAACAGCTGAATGATTACCATGGTTGGCTCACCTACAAAGGCAAACCCTATCACTGGGGCAAGAAAAGCCGGCAGGCCAAGAATGCAGCGGTACAGGAGGCACTCAAAAACAAGCCGGGCGTGCAGGTGAAAGTGCTTAAGAACGGCATCGGCTATATTCTGATTCCAGGCAACAGTGATTTTGGCATGAAGAACATAGACCGAAACGCCCAAGCCATCCGGGACTCCATCAGCAGAATCAACCCAGCTAAAATCAAGGGCTGGATCATTGACCTTAGATTGAACACTGGCGGCAATATGTACCCCATGCTAGGCGGCCTGGCCGAAATCATTGGCAACGGACCTGTGGGCAGTTTCATGACCGCCGAAGGCCAGCCAGATGAACAGTGGAGCATACAGGGCGGTAACTTCTTCGTGAACCAGGCCCAAGCTACGCATCTGACTAGTGGTGGGGAGGTGGCGCCGGGCCTGCCTGTGGCGGTGCTCCTGAGCAACATGACGGCCAGCGCCGGCGAGGCCGTGGCCATCAGTTTACAAGGCAGACCAGCCACTCGCTTTTTTGGCGAAACCACTTTTGGGTTAACCACCGCCAACCAAGGGTTTGTGTTGGATAAGAATTCAGCCATTAACCTGGCCGTGCTCTATGAAGCCGACCGCACCGGAGTCCTCTACAAAGAGCATGTGCAGCCCCAGGTGGAGATCATAGGCGGTGATAACTTCCTGGATTGGAGGAAAGATAAGAAAGTAACCGCCGCATTGCAGTGGCTGAAGAAATCCTCAAAGAAGAAAAGCTGA
- a CDS encoding LOG family protein, whose translation MKSIAIFCGASSGHNPVYQQAAHQLGVLFAQQGIRLVYGGGKVGLMGVIADAVLAHGGDVLGVIPQSLVDMEVAHMGLTELHVVQTMHERKALMAEESDAFVAMPGGFGTFDEFCEIVTWNQLRIIQKPAALYNVYGYYNAFLQMLDHSVAEGFLKEENRINLIVESEPEKLLDQLLHHAPILTQKWVDTKRI comes from the coding sequence ATGAAGAGCATAGCCATATTTTGCGGGGCCAGCAGCGGCCACAATCCAGTGTACCAGCAAGCTGCTCACCAACTGGGCGTTTTGTTTGCACAGCAAGGCATACGATTGGTGTACGGCGGCGGAAAGGTGGGTCTCATGGGCGTGATCGCCGATGCCGTTCTGGCCCACGGTGGAGACGTGCTAGGCGTGATTCCGCAGAGTCTGGTGGACATGGAAGTGGCGCACATGGGCCTCACAGAACTACACGTGGTGCAGACCATGCATGAGCGCAAAGCCCTGATGGCCGAGGAGTCAGATGCGTTTGTGGCCATGCCCGGCGGTTTCGGGACGTTTGACGAGTTCTGTGAGATTGTCACCTGGAACCAGCTCCGCATCATCCAAAAGCCTGCCGCCTTGTACAATGTGTACGGGTATTACAACGCGTTTCTGCAGATGCTGGACCACAGCGTGGCAGAAGGCTTCTTGAAAGAAGAGAACCGCATCAATCTGATTGTAGAAAGCGAGCCAGAAAAACTGCTGGACCAACTCCTGCACCATGCGCCCATCCTAACGCAGAAATGGGTAGACACAAAACGAATCTAA
- a CDS encoding cation:proton antiporter domain-containing protein yields MADVTATHLPALITDLAFILGTAGITTLIFKKLKQPLVLGYILTGLLVGPNFDFMPTITDGKTISIWGEIGVIFLLFSLGLEFSFKKLARVGGTASVTAMTELLGMMTLGYVTGQLLGWDTINSLFLGGIMAISSTTIILRAFDELGVKTQKFTGVVFGVLVVEDLVAVLLLVLLSTVAVSQQFGGEALMLAMLKLGFFLSIWFLGGIYLVPSFLRRARKLMSEETLLIISVALCLLMVVLASEAGFSPALGAFIMGSILAETVFNEKIEHLTRSVKDLFGAVFFVSVGMLINLSTLAEHLGPVLLISCMLILGKFTFSTLGALASGQPLKQAVQVGVSLTQIGEFSFIIATLGVTLQVTSHYLYPIAVAVSALTTFTTPFLIRSAEPLYHFLEKHLPSHWQNRLDTYSSSAQSISHASDWQLVLRAFAQIMITNSVVLIGIILLNIQYLGPLVADTFPGLWGNLLTVFLALVLMSPFIYALSIRRIGSRAYSRLWRDKKYARGPLLGLEICRIVLALLFVGLLLDQLFSIQVALLIAALLIGIIFPLLTHRLRKTYDRIERRFLTNLNERELENESPVKKILPWDAHLAEFRVSPDSYFAGRTLLDLALRERFGVNIARIERGSRVIPVPRGTEWLYPADKITVIGTDEQLAQFKPHVEIDTSVMDLAMDQPDISLRQVVVDSKFPFLHQSIRDSGIREKTNGLIVGIERHGHRILNPEPSTVFQTEDIVWLAGDTRLIKSIDG; encoded by the coding sequence ATGGCAGACGTTACGGCCACCCATCTTCCGGCGCTCATCACAGACCTGGCCTTTATTCTGGGCACGGCAGGCATCACTACGCTCATCTTTAAGAAACTGAAACAGCCCTTAGTGCTGGGCTACATTCTGACGGGTCTGCTGGTAGGTCCCAACTTTGACTTCATGCCCACCATCACCGATGGAAAAACCATCAGCATCTGGGGCGAGATTGGGGTAATTTTCCTGCTGTTCAGCCTGGGGCTGGAGTTCAGTTTCAAGAAGCTGGCCAGGGTGGGCGGCACCGCATCGGTCACGGCCATGACCGAACTCCTGGGCATGATGACGCTGGGCTACGTGACCGGCCAGCTCCTGGGCTGGGACACCATCAACAGCTTGTTTTTGGGCGGCATCATGGCCATTTCCTCCACCACCATCATTCTTAGGGCCTTTGACGAGCTGGGCGTAAAAACCCAGAAGTTTACGGGCGTTGTCTTCGGGGTTCTGGTGGTGGAAGACTTGGTGGCCGTCTTGCTGCTGGTGCTTTTGTCTACGGTGGCCGTGAGCCAGCAGTTTGGCGGCGAGGCCTTGATGCTGGCCATGCTCAAGCTGGGCTTCTTTTTATCCATCTGGTTTCTGGGGGGCATTTACCTGGTACCGTCCTTTTTGCGCCGGGCCAGAAAACTCATGAGCGAAGAGACGCTGCTCATCATCTCGGTGGCCTTGTGTCTGCTCATGGTGGTACTGGCCTCTGAGGCCGGGTTTTCGCCGGCGCTGGGTGCCTTCATCATGGGTTCCATTCTGGCAGAGACGGTGTTCAACGAGAAGATTGAGCACCTCACCCGGTCTGTGAAGGATTTGTTTGGGGCCGTCTTCTTTGTGTCTGTGGGCATGCTCATCAACTTGTCTACCCTGGCAGAGCATCTAGGGCCGGTGCTGCTCATTTCCTGTATGCTCATTCTGGGCAAATTCACGTTCAGCACGCTGGGCGCGCTGGCTTCTGGGCAACCGCTCAAACAGGCCGTTCAGGTGGGGGTGAGCTTAACCCAGATTGGGGAGTTCTCCTTCATCATTGCCACGCTGGGCGTTACCTTGCAGGTCACCAGCCATTACCTGTATCCCATTGCGGTGGCGGTTTCTGCCCTCACTACCTTTACCACTCCGTTCCTGATCAGGTCTGCCGAGCCCCTGTATCATTTCCTGGAAAAGCACCTGCCCAGCCACTGGCAGAATAGACTGGACACCTACAGCTCCAGCGCCCAGTCCATCAGCCACGCCAGCGACTGGCAGTTGGTGCTGCGCGCGTTTGCCCAGATCATGATCACTAACTCAGTGGTATTGATTGGTATTATTCTACTCAACATCCAGTACCTGGGACCATTGGTGGCAGATACCTTTCCGGGGCTCTGGGGCAACCTCCTGACGGTGTTTCTGGCGCTGGTGCTCATGTCTCCGTTTATCTATGCCTTGTCCATCAGGCGCATTGGCTCACGCGCCTATTCCCGGCTCTGGCGCGACAAGAAATACGCCCGCGGCCCGCTGCTGGGGCTGGAGATCTGCCGGATTGTGCTGGCGCTTCTGTTTGTAGGGCTGTTGCTGGATCAGTTATTCTCCATCCAGGTGGCGCTTTTGATTGCGGCCCTTCTCATAGGCATCATTTTCCCGTTGCTCACGCACCGTCTGCGCAAAACCTATGACCGCATTGAACGCCGGTTCCTGACCAATCTCAACGAACGCGAGTTGGAGAATGAGTCGCCGGTGAAGAAGATTCTGCCCTGGGATGCCCACTTAGCTGAGTTCAGGGTGAGCCCGGACTCTTACTTTGCGGGCAGAACCCTGCTGGACCTGGCCCTGCGCGAGCGTTTTGGGGTGAACATTGCCCGCATAGAGCGCGGCAGTCGGGTCATTCCCGTCCCCCGGGGCACCGAGTGGCTCTACCCCGCAGACAAAATCACGGTCATCGGCACGGATGAGCAGCTAGCCCAGTTCAAACCCCACGTAGAGATTGACACCTCTGTCATGGACCTGGCCATGGACCAACCCGACATCTCACTGAGGCAAGTGGTGGTAGACAGCAAGTTTCCCTTTCTGCATCAGAGCATCCGAGACTCCGGCATCCGGGAAAAAACCAACGGCTTGATTGTAGGCATAGAACGACACGGCCACCGCATCTTAAACCCAGAGCCCAGCACCGTTTTTCAGACAGAGGACATTGTCTGGCTGGCCGGTGACACCCGCCTGATCAAATCCATTGATGGGTAA